The Candidatus Margulisiibacteriota bacterium genome window below encodes:
- a CDS encoding outer membrane lipoprotein-sorting protein: MGKVEANWRGKSSHAVMTMTIRKPEWTRTISMEYWNQGTTRSLIKILAPPKDKGIVYLRINKELWNYLPSIERTIRIPPSMMMQSWMGSNFTNDDLVRESNLERDYSQELLGEEKIAGYDSYRIQLIPKPNAPVVWSKIIAWIAKDTFVPLQEEFYDERGSLVNTLVFENIKKIDSRYFPRKWTMKATGKNEMTIMEISKIEVDIPLPPELFSLKSLK, from the coding sequence ATGGGCAAAGTTGAAGCTAACTGGCGCGGGAAGAGCAGCCATGCGGTGATGACGATGACTATCAGAAAACCTGAATGGACCAGGACCATCAGTATGGAATACTGGAATCAGGGGACAACCCGATCGCTGATAAAAATACTGGCTCCTCCCAAAGATAAAGGAATAGTCTATCTCCGGATTAACAAAGAACTCTGGAACTATCTTCCGAGTATAGAGAGAACTATCAGGATACCTCCCTCGATGATGATGCAATCGTGGATGGGAAGTAATTTTACCAACGATGATCTGGTAAGGGAAAGTAATTTGGAACGTGACTATTCACAGGAGCTCCTGGGGGAAGAAAAAATTGCCGGATACGACTCATATCGAATACAACTTATCCCAAAACCAAATGCTCCTGTCGTCTGGAGCAAAATAATAGCGTGGATAGCGAAAGATACTTTTGTCCCATTACAAGAGGAATTCTACGATGAACGGGGTTCATTGGTTAATACGCTTGTTTTCGAAAATATTAAGAAGATTGATTCCCGGTATTTTCCAAGAAAATGGACGATGAAGGCTACGGGTAAAAATGAAATGACTATTATGGAGATTTCAAAAATTGAGGTTGATATACCTCTTCCCCCGGAATTGTTTTCGCTTAAATCCCTCAAATAA
- a CDS encoding ABC transporter has translation MIRVENLTKNYGKSRGVSDISFTVNKGEVVGFLGPNGAGKTTTMKILTGYFAQTHGKAYIAGIDVLKDPLGVKRQTGYLPENTPLYQDMGVIEYLKFIAQLRQIHPSKIREHLAKVIEDCGLKEVLHKDIYELSKGYRQRVGIAQALIHEPAILILDEPTSGLDPSQIIDIRNLIKKLGQEKTIILSTHILPEVSATCNRIIIINNGKIVASGTPKELSKSQSSGTIIKLTFKGDFHYFSKLLKKKYGYDIVIEQKKYKSSGWLRLTIQLSQESVNSEEIFSIVAQNKWLLSELKAQELTLEDIFLNITTQENQEVQ, from the coding sequence ATGATACGTGTAGAAAATTTAACGAAAAATTATGGCAAGTCCAGAGGCGTCTCAGACATATCCTTCACTGTAAACAAAGGTGAAGTTGTTGGATTCCTTGGCCCTAACGGAGCCGGTAAAACAACCACAATGAAAATACTCACCGGATATTTTGCCCAAACACATGGAAAAGCTTACATTGCAGGAATTGACGTACTCAAAGATCCGCTGGGAGTAAAAAGGCAAACCGGATATTTGCCGGAAAACACACCTCTTTACCAAGACATGGGAGTCATCGAATACCTCAAGTTCATTGCACAACTACGCCAAATCCACCCTTCAAAAATCAGAGAACATCTGGCAAAAGTTATTGAAGATTGCGGTCTGAAAGAAGTTTTGCACAAAGATATTTACGAGCTGTCAAAAGGATACAGGCAAAGGGTTGGAATAGCTCAGGCGCTCATCCACGAACCTGCAATCCTGATCCTCGACGAACCCACAAGCGGACTTGATCCGAGCCAGATAATAGATATCCGTAATCTAATAAAAAAACTAGGACAGGAAAAAACAATCATCTTGAGTACGCACATACTCCCGGAAGTCTCAGCCACTTGCAACAGGATCATCATTATCAATAATGGCAAAATCGTAGCCTCCGGCACACCCAAAGAGTTATCGAAAAGCCAATCAAGTGGTACAATAATAAAGTTAACCTTTAAAGGAGATTTTCATTATTTCTCAAAATTACTCAAGAAAAAGTATGGTTATGACATTGTCATTGAACAAAAAAAGTACAAATCCTCGGGCTGGCTTAGATTAACAATCCAATTATCGCAAGAGAGTGTTAATTCGGAGGAAATATTCTCTATAGTCGCCCAGAACAAGTGGCTGTTATCGGAATTAAAAGCGCAAGAGCTTACGCTCGAAGATATTTTTCTTAACATAACAACACAGGAGAACCAAGAGGTCCAATGA
- a CDS encoding ABC transporter, translating to MKIIWIIFKKEFTSYFTSPIAYIYISIFTLFTGWFFFRGFFLYGQATMREFFSLLPWIFLFFIPAVTMRTWSEEKKMDTIEILLTLPVKDYQVIMGKYFASLLLVTIAIFLTLPLYLVVSLLGSPDHGVIVCGYLGSVLLGAAYLSIGSFVSSLSENQIVAFILGVTLSFILFILGENIVLYSLPYSVSTVLHYLGLGSHFESISRGVLDSRDIVYYISIIFFFIYLNMQSLEKRKWQ from the coding sequence ATGAAAATAATCTGGATAATATTTAAAAAGGAATTCACCTCCTATTTCACATCTCCGATAGCCTACATTTACATCTCTATATTCACGCTGTTTACCGGATGGTTTTTCTTTCGCGGCTTCTTTTTATACGGACAAGCAACAATGCGGGAATTTTTCTCTCTGTTGCCCTGGATATTTTTATTTTTTATCCCGGCAGTAACAATGAGGACCTGGTCAGAAGAAAAAAAAATGGATACGATCGAGATACTATTAACCTTACCAGTTAAGGATTACCAGGTAATCATGGGAAAATACTTTGCAAGCCTCCTGTTGGTAACGATAGCGATATTCTTAACACTTCCTCTTTATCTTGTCGTTTCACTGCTCGGCAGTCCGGACCATGGGGTTATTGTCTGCGGCTATCTTGGCAGCGTCTTACTCGGTGCGGCGTATTTATCCATCGGGTCGTTTGTCTCCAGTCTCAGTGAAAACCAGATTGTTGCGTTTATTCTTGGCGTAACGTTATCCTTTATTCTTTTTATCTTAGGAGAGAACATCGTATTATATTCTTTACCATATTCGGTCTCAACAGTCCTTCACTATCTGGGTCTAGGGTCTCATTTCGAAAGCATCAGCCGGGGGGTCCTTGATAGCAGAGATATCGTTTATTATATCTCTATAATTTTCTTTTTTATTTATTTAAATATGCAGTCACTGGAAAAACGTAAATGGCAATAA
- a CDS encoding 50S ribosomal protein L32 — protein MAVPKHRHSNARTRSRRAHWKITIPESTKCPACNEVIRPYTACSNCGQYKGRQILTTKSSKEQ, from the coding sequence GTGGCAGTACCTAAACATCGACATTCTAATGCGAGAACAAGATCTCGTCGAGCACATTGGAAAATAACAATCCCGGAATCTACAAAATGTCCGGCATGTAACGAAGTAATAAGACCATATACAGCTTGCTCTAATTGTGGACAATACAAAGGAAGACAAATTCTTACCACAAAAAGCAGTAAGGAGCAATAG